One part of the Sorangiineae bacterium MSr11954 genome encodes these proteins:
- a CDS encoding VWA domain-containing protein has protein sequence MPDLRAITRVLDELLWSLRRAGFVISTAQAIDCARAAAAVGLGSRDTLCDALAAVIVTRADSRLRFDRAFDAFFLSAHGPRGPRGDIWQRLGAAGFTEDELAELRTLLTALAASSRERGGHEHPLAALVEGGAELDRLLQLTSVRRSLDALHNPLQAGFFAYRVEEKLGLPRARSALGALRTRLRDAFGARGDLLADALKAELDRASDEVRSHVRDVVAQRTEETSRASTLSTTPFVRLSQIEIDEVRRAVRRFAERLRGGERLKRRRARQGRIDPHLTLRRALRTGGVPFEPVRRVRRRDKPRLVLLCDVSDSVRAAACFMLEFVAATHDLFDRTRSFVFVSDLAETTQLFERESIDVALARAYGGQVVAITSNSNYGRALRLFESRHLNGVDRRTTVVILGDGRTNFHDDAAEVLGRIRSRARALVWLSPESRGNWAIGDSAMARYEPQCTQVLEVRSARELEDAARLLVHLR, from the coding sequence ATGCCCGATCTTCGCGCCATCACGCGCGTGCTCGACGAGCTCCTCTGGTCGCTCCGGCGCGCCGGGTTCGTCATCTCCACCGCGCAAGCCATCGACTGCGCGCGCGCCGCCGCCGCCGTGGGCCTCGGATCGCGCGACACGCTCTGCGATGCGCTGGCGGCGGTCATCGTCACCCGCGCCGACTCCCGCCTGCGCTTCGATCGCGCCTTCGACGCGTTCTTTCTGAGCGCCCATGGGCCCCGAGGTCCCCGCGGCGACATCTGGCAACGCCTCGGCGCGGCCGGCTTTACCGAGGACGAGCTCGCGGAGCTGCGCACGCTCCTCACGGCCCTCGCCGCGTCCTCCCGCGAACGCGGTGGGCACGAGCACCCGCTCGCGGCCCTCGTGGAGGGCGGCGCGGAGCTCGACCGCCTCTTGCAGCTCACCAGCGTTCGCCGCTCGCTCGACGCGCTACACAACCCGTTGCAGGCCGGCTTCTTCGCGTACCGGGTGGAGGAGAAGCTCGGACTGCCGCGGGCGCGCAGCGCGTTGGGCGCCCTTCGCACGCGGCTGCGCGACGCCTTTGGAGCGCGCGGCGATCTCCTGGCCGACGCCTTGAAGGCGGAGCTCGATCGCGCGTCCGACGAGGTCCGCAGCCATGTGCGCGACGTGGTGGCGCAGCGCACCGAGGAGACGAGCCGCGCGAGCACGCTCTCCACCACGCCCTTCGTGCGGCTCTCGCAGATCGAAATCGACGAAGTGCGCCGCGCCGTGAGGCGCTTTGCCGAGAGGCTGCGCGGCGGCGAGCGCCTCAAACGGCGCCGCGCGCGGCAAGGGCGCATCGACCCGCACCTCACCTTGCGGCGCGCGCTGCGGACGGGCGGCGTTCCGTTCGAGCCGGTGCGGCGCGTCCGGCGGCGCGACAAGCCGCGGCTGGTCCTCCTGTGTGACGTGAGCGACTCCGTGCGCGCGGCCGCGTGCTTCATGCTCGAGTTCGTGGCCGCGACGCACGATCTGTTCGACCGCACCCGCAGCTTCGTCTTCGTGAGCGATCTGGCGGAGACCACGCAGCTCTTCGAACGCGAGTCCATCGACGTGGCGCTCGCGCGCGCCTATGGCGGTCAGGTGGTGGCCATCACCTCCAACTCGAACTACGGCCGCGCCCTCCGCCTCTTCGAATCGCGCCACCTGAACGGTGTGGATCGCCGCACCACGGTGGTGATCCTGGGCGACGGCCGGACCAATTTTCACGATGACGCCGCCGAGGTGCTCGGCCGCATCCGCAGCCGGGCGCGCGCCTTGGTGTGGCTCTCGCCCGAGTCGCGCGGCAACTGGGCCATTGGAGACAGCGCCATGGCGCGCTACGAGCCCCAGTGCACCCAGGTGCTCGAGGTGCGGTCCGCGCGCGAGCTCGAGGACGCCGCGCGCTTGCTCGTGCACCTGCGCTAG
- a CDS encoding nuclear transport factor 2 family protein — protein MKVVYHNLVVGTVVIEGDGDEATAEWYWMVVFRKGVPGIVATGTYYDKLKKIEGAWKCVHSRHAVDANWPRKYFEDLMAEHAARSA, from the coding sequence ATGAAAGTCGTTTACCACAACCTCGTGGTCGGCACGGTGGTGATCGAGGGCGATGGCGACGAGGCCACGGCCGAATGGTACTGGATGGTCGTCTTTCGCAAAGGCGTGCCCGGAATCGTCGCGACGGGGACCTATTACGATAAGCTCAAAAAGATCGAGGGCGCTTGGAAGTGCGTGCACAGCCGTCACGCCGTCGACGCGAACTGGCCGCGCAAGTACTTCGAGGACCTGATGGCCGAGCACGCGGCGCGGTCCGCATAA
- a CDS encoding MxcI, whose translation MSAICSCSSDNDRNVAPTGGDGVKPLYALASRTITTDSGTTYINLFDSPDITSVDFKQAREFHGVVGAEALDGKLFVSSGDAPIVTRFGVTDDKVWKEDGSINFATYASKITLSSNAFGQSKKGYMALNVVDRLVWEPDTLTIRSQQIAGTDIVRDRDGLSVRASFDRAIATRDNAVYWPYYWSDNTYYRIAPVSQIAVYDTDKDQLRTVIDVPCPGVDFVSKDDAGNLYFSNWAFATLAPAFEAGAPKTCVVRVKAGETAIDPSFTFRFEEVTEGRQGIAFHYLGNQTALFAAFHRELVPASTDPKKALQGNYWRFWSFDMKTQKAKIVDGIDYFSGGYRAERVDGRTFLLIPRADHASTVAYEMFPDGSVKRLYESPGWAYHFFRVR comes from the coding sequence TTGAGCGCGATCTGCTCGTGCAGCAGTGACAACGACCGGAACGTCGCCCCGACCGGCGGCGACGGCGTCAAGCCGCTTTATGCGCTCGCGAGCAGGACGATTACCACCGACTCGGGCACCACATACATCAACCTCTTCGATTCGCCGGACATCACCTCGGTCGACTTCAAACAGGCGCGCGAGTTCCACGGGGTCGTCGGGGCCGAGGCGCTGGATGGAAAGCTGTTCGTGTCCAGCGGCGACGCGCCCATCGTGACCCGGTTCGGGGTGACGGACGACAAAGTATGGAAGGAGGACGGATCGATCAATTTCGCGACCTATGCCTCCAAGATAACCCTCTCGTCGAACGCATTCGGCCAATCGAAGAAGGGCTACATGGCGCTCAATGTCGTGGACCGCCTCGTGTGGGAGCCGGATACCCTCACCATTCGCAGCCAGCAGATCGCGGGCACGGATATCGTGCGCGATCGCGATGGCCTGTCCGTGCGCGCGTCCTTCGATCGCGCGATCGCGACCCGGGACAACGCCGTGTACTGGCCTTACTACTGGTCCGACAACACGTATTACCGCATCGCCCCGGTATCCCAAATCGCCGTCTACGATACGGACAAAGACCAGCTTCGCACCGTCATCGACGTGCCTTGCCCGGGCGTGGACTTCGTCAGCAAAGACGACGCGGGCAATCTTTACTTCAGCAACTGGGCATTTGCGACGCTCGCCCCTGCCTTCGAGGCGGGCGCCCCCAAGACGTGCGTGGTCCGGGTCAAGGCGGGCGAAACGGCCATCGATCCGAGCTTCACCTTTCGCTTCGAGGAGGTGACCGAAGGTCGCCAGGGCATCGCGTTTCATTACCTCGGCAACCAAACGGCCCTCTTCGCCGCCTTTCATCGAGAGCTCGTGCCGGCGAGCACCGATCCGAAGAAGGCCCTTCAAGGCAACTATTGGCGATTCTGGTCCTTCGATATGAAGACGCAAAAGGCCAAAATCGTCGATGGCATCGACTACTTCTCGGGCGGATACCGCGCCGAGCGGGTCGACGGCCGCACGTTCCTCCTCATCCCGCGCGCCGACCACGCCTCCACCGTCGCCTATGAAATGTTCCCCGACGGATCGGTCAAGCGCCTCTACGAGTCACCGGGTTGGGCGTACCACTTCTTCCGCGTGCGCTGA
- a CDS encoding TetR/AcrR family transcriptional regulator, with amino-acid sequence MSYAPYAVTFTHTARMSIRIRGVCQFRQEAAVVARRRAEMVEETRAKLIQAARKAFATQGYADASMDELTAEVGLTRGALYHNFGDKKGLLQAVVDQIDAEMVARMRAAQARAKTLWLGLLDESIAYLEMALEPEIQRIMLLDGPAVLGDPSQWPNQNACLRAMTQTIEALIEEGTVKPMDAEAAARLLNGAALNASLWIAAADDPHAVFAKAVEAFRHLAAGLLRTER; translated from the coding sequence TTGTCATACGCCCCGTATGCCGTTACCTTTACACATACGGCTCGTATGTCAATACGCATACGCGGCGTATGTCAATTTAGGCAGGAGGCGGCGGTGGTCGCGAGACGGCGTGCGGAAATGGTGGAGGAAACCCGAGCCAAGCTGATTCAGGCCGCTCGGAAGGCGTTCGCGACCCAAGGTTATGCGGACGCGTCCATGGACGAGCTCACCGCCGAGGTTGGCCTTACAAGAGGCGCGCTCTACCATAATTTTGGTGACAAGAAGGGCCTGCTGCAGGCCGTCGTCGACCAGATCGACGCCGAAATGGTGGCACGGATGCGCGCCGCGCAGGCGCGGGCCAAGACCTTATGGCTTGGGCTTCTCGACGAGAGCATCGCCTACCTCGAGATGGCATTGGAGCCGGAGATCCAGCGCATCATGCTGCTGGACGGCCCCGCCGTGCTCGGCGATCCATCGCAATGGCCCAACCAGAACGCGTGCCTTCGCGCGATGACGCAAACGATCGAGGCGCTCATCGAGGAGGGAACGGTCAAGCCCATGGACGCCGAAGCTGCCGCCCGGCTCCTCAATGGCGCGGCGCTCAACGCATCGCTTTGGATTGCGGCCGCCGACGATCCGCACGCCGTCTTTGCAAAGGCCGTCGAGGCCTTCCGGCACCTCGCCGCCGGTTTGCTGCGGACCGAGCGATGA
- a CDS encoding DUF6328 family protein: MTVPLDPVRISKSDTSSQEDERSAGLTDLLSETRILLPGTEVFLGFLMTMPFTDRFERLADVQRVVYLCTFFGALLALVCFVLPAAYHRITRPIRHKDRFKRFASLFLVIGLVPLSLSIVLITWLITSLVEWQLAWIAALVMSIAIGIAWWALPLARAHDHFDGRG; the protein is encoded by the coding sequence ATGACCGTACCCCTCGACCCTGTTCGCATATCGAAGTCCGACACATCGTCCCAGGAAGACGAGCGCTCCGCGGGGCTGACCGATCTGCTCAGCGAAACGCGTATTCTCCTCCCCGGCACCGAGGTGTTCCTCGGCTTTCTCATGACGATGCCGTTCACGGATCGCTTCGAGAGGCTGGCCGACGTTCAGCGCGTCGTTTACCTCTGCACGTTCTTCGGCGCCTTGCTCGCCCTCGTCTGCTTCGTCTTGCCCGCCGCTTACCATCGCATCACGCGCCCCATACGCCACAAAGACCGCTTCAAGCGATTCGCGAGCCTCTTTCTGGTCATCGGGCTCGTCCCATTGTCCCTATCCATCGTTCTCATCACGTGGCTCATCACATCGCTGGTGGAATGGCAGCTCGCGTGGATAGCAGCCTTGGTCATGTCGATCGCGATCGGGATCGCGTGGTGGGCGCTGCCCTTGGCCCGCGCGCACGATCACTTCGACGGACGAGGATGA
- a CDS encoding LysE family translocator, protein MDSTFQHIVTILPGFSLACLALAVAPGPGTALLLQRTVRDGRGAGLASVAGTEIGLFGWALASGAGLTALLRANRMLFDGMRVVGAIALVVLGVSAWRASMRRDGEQGDALPAAAPRHRSNWSAFRASLLTIAANPKAAVFAFSFFPQFLPAEGPIFVTTVWLAVIQVIVDTAWCVGVVTIADRAREWFLSSTIRRRMDRVLGTVLIALGIDLAVESR, encoded by the coding sequence ATGGATTCCACGTTTCAGCATATCGTAACGATATTGCCGGGATTCTCCTTGGCGTGTCTTGCGCTTGCCGTGGCGCCCGGCCCGGGGACCGCGCTGTTGTTGCAGCGCACCGTGCGCGATGGCAGGGGCGCTGGCTTGGCCTCCGTGGCCGGAACGGAGATTGGGCTTTTCGGTTGGGCGCTCGCGAGCGGTGCGGGGCTCACCGCCTTGCTTCGGGCCAACCGCATGCTCTTCGACGGCATGCGCGTGGTCGGCGCCATTGCGCTCGTCGTGCTCGGTGTGTCGGCCTGGCGGGCCTCCATGCGAAGGGACGGCGAGCAGGGCGACGCGCTCCCCGCCGCTGCTCCGCGCCATCGGTCCAATTGGTCCGCGTTCCGCGCATCGCTCCTGACCATCGCGGCCAACCCAAAGGCGGCCGTGTTTGCGTTCTCGTTCTTTCCCCAGTTTCTTCCGGCCGAGGGCCCCATCTTCGTCACGACGGTGTGGCTCGCCGTCATTCAGGTGATCGTCGACACCGCATGGTGCGTCGGCGTCGTCACCATCGCCGATCGCGCCCGCGAGTGGTTTCTTTCATCGACCATACGGCGCCGCATGGACCGCGTCCTCGGCACCGTCCTCATCGCGCTGGGCATCGATCTCGCGGTGGAGTCGCGCTGA
- a CDS encoding GNAT family N-acetyltransferase — protein sequence MTTAFRTAYLADHPEVHPTLASWFEAEWPNWYGPNGEGNAREDLARYAARARLPIGIVGFLGEELVGVAVLRDQSVLAPDLRPWAAAGFVHPAHRRQGIGAKLLAAVEEVARDLGFDRIYCGTETIPAYLQRVGWTLMPRANAGGTSVPIYAKTLVPRTPPLFVDGSAHAEEVVRPTR from the coding sequence ATGACGACCGCATTTCGAACGGCGTATCTGGCGGACCACCCCGAGGTGCACCCGACCCTCGCGTCGTGGTTCGAGGCGGAGTGGCCGAATTGGTACGGTCCAAACGGCGAGGGAAACGCCCGTGAGGATCTCGCGCGGTACGCTGCGCGTGCTCGTCTGCCCATCGGGATCGTGGGATTTCTGGGCGAGGAGCTCGTGGGTGTCGCGGTGCTGCGGGACCAGTCGGTCCTGGCGCCGGATTTGCGACCTTGGGCGGCAGCTGGATTCGTGCATCCCGCGCATCGCCGGCAGGGCATTGGCGCAAAGTTGCTCGCGGCCGTCGAAGAGGTGGCGCGCGATCTCGGCTTCGATCGCATTTATTGCGGAACGGAGACCATCCCCGCGTACCTCCAGCGCGTCGGGTGGACGCTCATGCCCCGCGCGAACGCCGGCGGCACCTCGGTTCCGATTTATGCGAAGACGCTCGTCCCCCGGACGCCCCCCCTCTTCGTCGACGGCTCAGCGCACGCGGAAGAAGTGGTACGCCCAACCCGGTGA
- a CDS encoding redoxin domain-containing protein, translating to MLPRFRVALAAVALAWTVANAGDASAETRRAWLGIGMEAPREGGVRVNKVIPGSPAQKGGLRDGDRLVRIDTAKVSSPDDVQRVVGSHTTSDVVNVTVVRDGAETTLRVTLAPRPSADDQKRMEFVGKPAPVWSGVEPVKGAPKDLGALRGRVVVLDFWATWCGACRYMAPTLSAWQARYGAQGLSVIGMTTDGRDEAAVFAERTNMRFGITVDESAATHRAYGISALPTLFIIDKRGVVREVVTGYDASHEAQLDALVRTLLAEPAAP from the coding sequence ATGTTGCCTCGGTTTCGTGTCGCGCTTGCCGCCGTTGCCCTTGCCTGGACCGTAGCGAACGCTGGGGATGCATCCGCGGAGACGCGCAGGGCTTGGCTCGGCATCGGCATGGAGGCCCCGCGCGAAGGCGGGGTGCGGGTGAACAAGGTGATACCGGGCTCGCCCGCGCAAAAGGGCGGGCTGCGCGATGGCGACCGCCTCGTGCGCATCGACACCGCCAAGGTCTCCTCGCCCGACGATGTGCAGCGGGTCGTGGGGAGCCACACCACCAGCGACGTCGTGAATGTCACCGTGGTGCGCGATGGGGCGGAGACCACCTTGCGCGTGACCTTGGCGCCGCGGCCCTCGGCCGACGACCAAAAGCGCATGGAGTTCGTCGGCAAGCCCGCGCCGGTTTGGAGCGGGGTCGAGCCCGTGAAGGGCGCCCCCAAAGATCTCGGCGCCCTTCGCGGACGCGTGGTGGTGCTCGACTTTTGGGCCACGTGGTGCGGCGCGTGCCGCTACATGGCCCCGACCTTGAGCGCATGGCAGGCCCGCTACGGCGCGCAAGGTCTGAGCGTCATCGGCATGACCACCGATGGGCGCGACGAGGCCGCCGTCTTCGCCGAGCGCACGAACATGCGCTTCGGCATCACCGTCGACGAGTCGGCGGCCACGCATCGCGCGTACGGCATTTCGGCCTTGCCGACGCTCTTCATTATCGACAAGCGCGGCGTGGTCCGCGAGGTCGTCACCGGCTACGATGCGTCGCACGAGGCCCAGCTCGATGCGCTGGTGCGCACGCTCCTGGCCGAGCCGGCCGCGCCGTAA
- a CDS encoding glutathione S-transferase family protein, whose product MKLYDFAFSPNCRKVRSVAYELGVELELVAVDLVKEERRGSAFLAINPNGLVPVLEDGDFILWESNAIIHYLATTASRPGAPSLVPSDARARAEVERWLCWQLAHFGPAVRKVAFERIAKKITGRGVPDQSLIELGIAEFKKCSRILEASLGNKEYVVGELSLADFALASFYSLAEPCGLEVRTYPRVDAWLGRMLTRESMKRALADAEALMR is encoded by the coding sequence ATGAAATTGTACGATTTTGCGTTCTCGCCCAACTGTCGCAAGGTTCGCTCGGTCGCCTATGAGCTCGGGGTCGAGCTCGAGCTCGTGGCGGTCGACCTGGTCAAAGAGGAACGGCGTGGGAGCGCCTTTCTCGCGATCAACCCCAATGGCTTGGTGCCGGTCTTGGAAGATGGTGACTTCATTCTTTGGGAGTCGAACGCCATCATCCATTACCTGGCGACCACGGCAAGCCGGCCGGGCGCGCCCTCGCTGGTGCCATCCGATGCGCGGGCGCGCGCGGAGGTGGAGCGCTGGCTCTGTTGGCAATTGGCTCACTTTGGACCCGCTGTTCGCAAGGTGGCCTTCGAGCGGATCGCGAAGAAGATCACCGGACGGGGCGTACCGGATCAATCTCTCATCGAGCTCGGCATCGCGGAGTTCAAAAAGTGCTCGCGCATCCTGGAGGCTTCGCTCGGCAACAAAGAGTACGTCGTTGGAGAGCTCTCGCTCGCGGACTTTGCGCTCGCATCGTTTTACAGTTTGGCGGAGCCATGCGGGCTGGAGGTCCGCACCTATCCGCGGGTCGACGCTTGGCTCGGGAGAATGCTCACGCGCGAGAGCATGAAGCGCGCGCTCGCAGACGCCGAGGCCTTGATGCGCTAG
- a CDS encoding MYXO-CTERM sorting domain-containing protein translates to MRLLESAVAIGSMFVVMLAATPANADPLVGGSGALLKQCKLTSEKPYPVVLVHGQAGTFEGMSAVSDRLTREGYCVCGTNYGPINLANGGAYGQDHLWNSADQISEYIDSVLKYTSAKKVDVVGHSAGTGVLDNYVLKKGGASKVHAFVSFGGLHHPYAHLGVPRFFDSDVYLPNLLAFGRQFYPGLTVKQVADTLVSTFGLDRSLAATVQSPFAEDLFDATYWNDLHGGPSEPDGTFLRFATNGRSLPTHDSASGVCYTNIVGIADFLVGGSTGWQDEASGVENFLLTSQVTANMHSDMLGNEEALSKMLEGLRKDCGGGSSVQAQRVQGSLQLATDKNTTTTEAAAQKEFGDAFLQALERDPSLRSEEGGCTVSPPARELPFSGLFVLGTLVAFRRRRRVPSSVDTRTS, encoded by the coding sequence ATGCGTCTCCTCGAAAGCGCTGTTGCCATTGGCTCCATGTTCGTCGTGATGCTCGCCGCGACCCCCGCGAATGCCGACCCCCTGGTCGGCGGCTCGGGCGCTCTCCTCAAGCAGTGCAAGCTGACGAGCGAGAAACCCTACCCCGTCGTGCTCGTGCACGGTCAAGCGGGCACCTTCGAGGGCATGAGCGCGGTCTCCGATCGGCTCACGCGCGAAGGGTACTGCGTCTGCGGGACGAACTATGGCCCCATCAACCTTGCCAATGGCGGCGCGTACGGCCAGGACCATCTATGGAATAGCGCCGACCAGATCTCCGAGTACATCGATTCGGTTTTGAAGTACACCAGCGCCAAGAAGGTCGATGTCGTCGGCCACTCCGCGGGCACCGGGGTGCTCGACAACTACGTCCTCAAGAAGGGAGGCGCATCCAAGGTGCACGCCTTCGTCTCCTTTGGCGGTCTGCATCATCCGTATGCGCACCTGGGGGTGCCGCGGTTCTTCGACTCCGACGTTTATCTGCCGAATCTCTTGGCCTTCGGGCGGCAGTTTTATCCTGGCCTCACGGTGAAGCAAGTCGCCGATACCTTGGTGTCGACATTTGGGCTCGATCGCTCGCTGGCCGCGACGGTGCAGTCTCCATTCGCGGAAGATCTGTTCGACGCCACCTACTGGAACGATTTGCACGGCGGCCCTTCGGAGCCGGATGGAACATTCCTTCGGTTTGCGACCAATGGCCGATCCTTGCCGACGCACGACTCGGCCTCGGGCGTCTGCTACACGAACATCGTCGGCATCGCAGATTTTCTGGTCGGCGGAAGCACGGGATGGCAAGACGAGGCGTCGGGCGTCGAAAATTTCCTTCTCACGTCGCAGGTGACGGCGAACATGCACAGCGACATGTTGGGCAACGAAGAGGCCCTCTCGAAGATGCTCGAGGGGTTGAGGAAGGATTGCGGAGGCGGAAGCAGCGTCCAAGCGCAGCGCGTCCAAGGGAGTTTGCAACTCGCCACGGACAAGAACACCACCACCACGGAGGCCGCGGCTCAAAAGGAGTTCGGGGACGCCTTCCTCCAGGCCCTCGAGCGCGATCCCAGCTTGCGCAGCGAGGAAGGCGGGTGCACCGTTTCACCGCCCGCGCGTGAGCTGCCCTTCTCCGGATTGTTCGTGCTCGGTACCCTGGTTGCATTCCGGCGCCGCCGCCGCGTCCCATCTTCGGTCGACACGCGAACGTCGTAG
- a CDS encoding RidA family protein: MAKRDAIFPAGRQALYEMNRYSAAIRSGDLLFVSGQVGSRADGSPEPHFEKQVQLAFDNLAAVLKAAGCTFDDVVDVTTFHTDPAAQFETIAAVRSKAIGEPPYPNWTAVGVNWLAGFDFEIKVIARIPEST, encoded by the coding sequence ATGGCCAAACGCGATGCGATTTTTCCTGCCGGCCGGCAGGCGCTGTACGAGATGAACCGCTATTCGGCGGCGATCCGATCGGGAGATCTTTTGTTCGTCTCCGGCCAGGTCGGCAGCCGCGCAGACGGCTCGCCCGAGCCGCACTTCGAAAAGCAGGTTCAACTCGCCTTCGACAACCTCGCGGCCGTGCTGAAGGCCGCCGGTTGCACGTTCGACGACGTCGTCGACGTAACGACCTTCCACACGGATCCAGCCGCCCAGTTCGAGACGATCGCCGCCGTTCGGTCGAAGGCCATCGGAGAGCCGCCCTATCCAAATTGGACGGCGGTGGGCGTGAATTGGTTGGCGGGCTTCGATTTCGAGATCAAAGTCATCGCACGCATTCCTGAATCCACCTGA
- a CDS encoding RNA polymerase subunit sigma-70: MQDKPDGSFFDAVEPLRGALRLHCYRMLGSSHDGDDMVQETMLRAWRARESLDDPGLLRPWLYRIATNVCLDELKSRPRRMLVSDTCPPMDPLAPFAPAIDEPIWLEPVPDTWLGSARDPSPAARYTLKESVALAFVAALQLLPPAQRATLLLRDVVGLSAEETASALGLSVGAANSALFRARTAVEQRLGGRDVASIAASTQPVDEALLARYVRAFEDSNIEALVALLHADVKTTMPPAPMWLDGRAANEAFFRKMFSAPKWPPGGLRVLRIGANAQSAFAFYHSPLRGEPVRLHAIDVIDVRHGVIVGIHHFMMQAVFPLFGLPAELPATPK; the protein is encoded by the coding sequence ATGCAGGACAAACCCGACGGATCCTTCTTCGACGCGGTGGAGCCGCTGCGCGGTGCGCTCCGGCTCCACTGTTATCGCATGCTCGGCTCTTCGCACGACGGCGACGATATGGTGCAAGAGACGATGCTGCGCGCGTGGCGCGCGCGGGAGAGCCTCGACGATCCGGGGTTGCTCCGCCCATGGCTCTATCGCATCGCCACCAACGTGTGCCTCGACGAGCTGAAATCGCGTCCGAGGCGCATGCTCGTATCGGATACCTGTCCTCCCATGGATCCTCTCGCGCCGTTCGCCCCCGCCATCGACGAGCCCATATGGCTCGAGCCCGTGCCCGACACCTGGCTCGGGAGCGCGCGCGATCCCTCACCCGCCGCGCGCTACACGCTCAAAGAGAGCGTCGCGCTCGCGTTCGTCGCCGCGCTGCAGCTGCTCCCACCCGCGCAGCGCGCGACGCTCCTCCTGCGCGACGTCGTCGGCCTCTCGGCGGAGGAGACGGCGTCCGCGCTGGGCCTCAGCGTGGGCGCGGCCAACAGCGCCCTCTTTCGCGCGCGCACGGCGGTCGAGCAGCGGTTGGGCGGCCGTGACGTCGCGTCCATCGCGGCGAGCACGCAGCCGGTGGACGAGGCGTTGCTCGCCCGATACGTGCGCGCCTTCGAAGACTCCAACATCGAAGCGCTGGTGGCATTGCTTCACGCCGACGTGAAGACCACCATGCCCCCAGCGCCCATGTGGCTCGACGGCCGCGCGGCGAACGAGGCGTTCTTCCGGAAAATGTTCTCCGCGCCCAAATGGCCGCCGGGTGGATTGCGCGTCCTGCGCATCGGCGCCAACGCGCAATCTGCGTTTGCCTTCTACCACTCCCCCCTACGCGGCGAGCCCGTCCGGCTTCACGCCATCGACGTCATCGACGTGCGCCACGGTGTCATCGTAGGCATCCATCATTTCATGATGCAGGCCGTGTTCCCGCTGTTCGGCCTGCCCGCCGAGCTTCCGGCGACGCCGAAATAG
- a CDS encoding AraC family transcriptional regulator: MQIIARPPSPALAPFVESVWRFRGRFAHAYERVLPKGTMQLLVNLHEDQLRAYRGEGYATVCRTRGAILCGVHAKHVAIDTEQQRDIVGINFRPGGAFPFFPATAATMREMFVELDALWGRDGALLRERLLEAGDTGAILRTLESALLERASAPLKLDPAVAFAVASFDRGVGVSQVTEQLAMTPTRFIRRFSTIVGLTPKRFARVLRFQRVLDAASRKQRIDWVRVAVDCGYFDQAHLIHEFREFSGMKPTAYRPRSHTDPTHVPLAEGEIFTIPGTARAPR; the protein is encoded by the coding sequence ATGCAGATCATCGCCCGGCCTCCGTCCCCCGCGCTCGCGCCGTTCGTGGAATCGGTGTGGCGCTTTCGAGGCCGTTTTGCGCACGCGTACGAGCGCGTCCTGCCCAAGGGCACCATGCAGCTCCTCGTGAACCTGCACGAGGACCAGCTGCGCGCGTACCGAGGCGAGGGCTACGCGACGGTTTGCCGCACGCGCGGCGCCATTTTGTGCGGTGTGCACGCAAAACACGTCGCCATCGATACGGAACAACAGCGCGACATCGTAGGAATCAATTTCCGGCCCGGCGGCGCGTTCCCCTTTTTCCCCGCGACGGCCGCGACCATGCGCGAAATGTTCGTCGAGCTCGACGCTTTGTGGGGTCGCGACGGCGCGCTCCTGCGCGAACGTTTGCTCGAGGCCGGCGATACGGGAGCCATCTTGCGCACCCTCGAATCGGCGTTGCTCGAGCGCGCGAGCGCCCCGTTGAAGCTCGACCCCGCCGTGGCCTTCGCGGTAGCGTCCTTCGATCGCGGCGTGGGCGTGTCCCAAGTGACCGAGCAGCTCGCGATGACCCCCACGCGCTTCATCCGTCGTTTCTCGACGATCGTGGGGCTCACCCCGAAACGCTTTGCCCGCGTGCTCCGATTTCAGCGCGTGCTCGATGCCGCGAGCCGGAAGCAACGGATCGATTGGGTGCGGGTCGCGGTGGATTGCGGGTACTTCGACCAGGCGCATTTGATCCACGAGTTTCGCGAGTTCTCGGGGATGAAGCCGACGGCGTACCGGCCCCGCTCGCATACCGACCCCACCCACGTACCGCTCGCCGAAGGAGAAATTTTTACAATCCCCGGCACGGCGCGAGCTCCACGATGA